A window of Candidatus Omnitrophota bacterium genomic DNA:
AAAAAGAGCAAATAGCGATTAAGTGAATAGTAAGAAAAGTTCAAATTTTAATGACAAAATAAGGGGGACGTTCATTAACTTATTAACTAAGCTCTTTTAAGTATTTTTGCGCTTTATCGCTGAACTCATTAAAGTAGTCTATTTCAATACTTTTTTTGAAAGCCTTTATCGCTTCTAAAGTTTCTCCCGCTTCCATCAAAACCACGCCTAGATCATAGTGTGCTTTCGTATTATACGGATTTATCTCTATTGATTTTCTATATGCTGTTATTGCTTTGCCCATCTCTCCTTTTTTCTTGTAAATGTGTCCCATTAAATTATGTGAGATAGGACATCGGGGATGAATTTTTAATGCCTTCTTTAAATTTTCAAGAGCTTTATTGAATTTTCCTTTTTTAAAATACGTTAAACTTATTTTTCCGTAAGCCTTATATTGACAATGCTCTGCTATATTTTTATCCTCTATTGTTTTTTTACCCAGTTTCAAAGCATATTTAAACCATTTAAGCGCTTTGTCAAATTCTGCAATTTCTCCAAGGGCATCTCCCAGTTCCATAGCAGCAAGAAAAAAGTCTTTATCATACTTTAAAGCTTTTTCATAGTGTTTTATCGCCTTCCTGATATTCTCAGGTTCAACACTTTTTCCATCCCAGACTTTTTTTGCCATTGAATATTCTTCATATGCTTTAATAGACGTTGTATTAACCGATACGATATCCAATTGGCCTAGTTCTTCCGTCGATTTGCCCAAACTTAAAAGTATATTCTGTGATAATTTATTCTCAAGAATAAATATATCTTTAAGCTCTCCTACCTCTTCGGCCCCTCCTTCTATTTTTCCGGTATTCAC
This region includes:
- a CDS encoding tetratricopeptide repeat protein; translated protein: MRIAIRKIPLLLSVLAVLSTGTTFSYSAEETRILAILPFKNLTSYKSMDWLSEGIASSLITKLSEAENLIIVERYYIEKVFEEKKLEMAGIAEATAADAGKLLGANIIVLGEFQYFNQKIKISLRLIDVNTGKIEGGAEEVGELKDIFILENKLSQNILLSLGKSTEELGQLDIVSVNTTSIKAYEEYSMAKKVWDGKSVEPENIRKAIKHYEKALKYDKDFFLAAMELGDALGEIAEFDKALKWFKYALKLGKKTIEDKNIAEHCQYKAYGKISLTYFKKGKFNKALENLKKALKIHPRCPISHNLMGHIYKKKGEMGKAITAYRKSIEINPYNTKAHYDLGVVLMEAGETLEAIKAFKKSIEIDYFNEFSDKAQKYLKELS